The following are from one region of the Corylus avellana chromosome ca1, CavTom2PMs-1.0 genome:
- the LOC132179591 gene encoding uncharacterized protein LOC132179591: protein MQSRRREDYSALSPNSKLRAEDRFKRGFNPYNGSRSDALDRSPRARQSLSPNRLDGSRRVAGASRRSSSTERRDYAWHVGGGSVARSDRMRSRSPPFEQVQKRAQLDEGDIVVHRDNVLAMELRRRYELSEHNDFKVGDDSVKSKNVYGYQSSSHRIGKDIEYSENRLPAGGGHGMLAQKSMAVEDGVARGSYRLPQDLGPTSSYGEARGQISSSSQGVGIRQFEHERLQYRDPIAVDKLPIMDSYKDEEKPMFQSRDMAYPIGSASHSKDFASTSPLKDLKSSSSRMVRNEFLDSYRDGMHLPPHSDGFSRSGGKLIDPICFNAYGQSPLTDSARGPEAGHRNLTYYQRAAYSPTRVECEEYSYPKLRGTANDNRGYPSDDLYRMMPSRAPLDYDNAKIDYDRRDLSRPSLMHPVVNRVDDNIEDSYGNPRKGIILDHHALQKQALSDYPDRNRTSNASNQGEDYFDSGFNHVESGRRVSQDYENSHLGASQDHQISHLRSDYGFGKDAGPKFLKERLHNPPLSIYDADMHRHSLRMQRTKEELRLCEPSDRVRKRMYDVVEELGAHDSTKLMSKWNARGELQDLFDSGEEWIDEDTSVLYSSNAVGFDHNQYRKSRRIHDRLEYRQDFVTDDRLSSQDSFAHRQRHSERLYKYGGRYTRDHPKIGSLSSQDLHHFDRRSGLHKQPKVWKRNDDYQEDVHEDYDDPSEDWADPLESEPAEDSEEFKLLVHEAFLKYSKQLNGNSTVQRRYKEQGKAGSLFCIVCGRSFSKEFMDTQRLVTHAFMSHKAGLRAQHLGLHKAICVLLGWNTVVLQDTVTWVPQVLPSADALAQKEDLILWPPVIIIHNISMSENNSEKWKVVTIEGIEAFIRSKGFVRGRIKVCRGRPADQSVMVVKFLGTFTGLGDAERLHKYFAENKRGRVDFERFISSNAKSSNTWDARMQGDQVEEDILYGYMGIAEDFDKVDFNTRKSNLVKSKKEIQDLANAPLRPDER, encoded by the exons ATGCAATCAAGAAGGCGTGAAGATTATTCTGCTCTATCTCCAAATTCTAAGTTGCGTGCTGAAGATCGATTCAAAAGGGGTTTTAACCCTTATAATGGTAGTCGCAGCGATGCGTTGGATAGGTCTCCACGTGCCCGACAGAGTCTGAGTCCTAATAGGTTAGATGGGTCCAGGCGGGTTGCGGGTGCGAGTAGAAGGAGTTCTTCTACTGAAAGGAGGGACTATGCTTGGCATGTGGGGGGTGGTAGCGTGGCCAGGAGTGATCGGATGCGATCAAGGTCACCCCCTTTCGAGCAAGTGCAGAAAAGGGCTCAGTTGGATGAGGGTGATATTGTTGTGCACAGGGATAATGTGCTGGCTATGGAGTTGAGGCGGAGATATGAGTTGTCCGAGCATAATGATTTTAAGGTTGGTGATGATAGCGTGAAGTCAAAAAATGTTTATGGATATCAGAGTAGCAGTCATAGAATTGGCAAAGATATTGAATATAGTGAAAACAGATTGCCAGCTGGTGGTGGACATGGGATGTTGGCTCAGAAATCAATGGCAGTGGAAGATGGTGTAGCTCGGGGATCATATCGGTTGCCTCAGGATCTGGGTCCCACCTCAAGTTATGGAGAAGCTCGTGGGCAAATATCATCCTCATCACAAGGTGTAGGTATACGCCAGTTTGAGCATGAAAGACTTCAATATCGGGACCCTATAGCTGTGGATAAGTTACCAATCATGGATTCCTACAAAGATGAAGAGAAACCCATGTTTCAATCAAGGGATATGGCATATCCCATTGGGTCAGCATCTCACTCCAAAGATTTTGCAAGCACCTCCCCTCTAAAGGATTTGAAAAGCTCCTCTTCAAGGATGGTGAGGAATGAGTTTTTGGATTCTTATCGGGATGGCATGCATTTGCCTCCTCATTCAGATGGATTTTCAAGGAGCGGTGGAAAGCTTATAGATCCTATATGTTTTAATGCATATGGGCAAAGTCCACTTACAGATTCTGCCAGGGGCCCTGAAGCTGGACATAGGAATCTGACATATTACCAGAGAGCTGCATATAGTCCAACCAGGGTCGAGTGTGAGGAGTATTCATACCCCAAACTACGGGGAACAGCAAATGATAATCGTGGATATCCATCTGATGACTTATACAGAATGATGCCGTCACGTGCTCCACTTGACTATGATAATGCAAAAATTGATTATGATCGTAGAGATTTGTCTAGACCTAGCCTTATGCACCCTGTTGTAAACAGGGTTGACGATAATATTGAGGATTCTTATGGAAATCCCCGAAAGGGTATTATATTGGACCATCATGCTTTACAAAAGCAAGCACTTTCAGACTACCCTGATAGGAACAGAACATCAAACGCATCAAATCAAGGTGAGGATTATTTTGATTCTGGATTTAATCATGTTGAGTCTGGAAGGAGAGTGTCACAAGATTATGAAAATTCACATTTGGGGGCATCACAGGATCATCAAATATCACATTTAAGATCAGATTATGGTTTTGGAAAAGATGCCGGTCCAAAGTTTCTTAAGGAAAGGCTGCACAATCCTCCTCTTTCTATATATGATGCAGATATGCATAGACATTCTTTAAGGATGCAGAGAACGAAGGAGGAGCTTCGCTTATGTGAACCATCAGATAGGGTGCGTAAAAGAATGTATGATGTCGTGGAAGAATTAGGTGCGCATGATTCTACAAAACTCATGTCAAAATGGAATGCACGAGGAGAGCTTCAGGATCTATTCGATAGTGGTGAAGAGTGGATTGATGAAGATACGAGTGTTTTGTATTCGTCTAATGCTGTGGGATTTGACCATAATCAATACAGAAAGTCTAGGAGGATACATGATAGGCTAGAGTATCGTCAAGATTTTGTGACTGATGATAGGTTATCATCTCAAGATTCTTTTGCACATAGACAAAGGCACTCAGAAAGATTGTATAAATATGGTGGTCGATATACAAGGGATCATCCAAAAATTGGTTCTTTGAGCTCACAAGACTTGCACCATTTTGATAGAAGAAGTGGTCTTCACAAACAGCCCAAAGTTTGGAAAAGAAATGATGATTATCAGGAGGATGTGCATGAAGATTATGATGACCCTTCGGAAGATTGGGCGGATCCTTTAGAGTCTGAGCCAGCTGAGGACTCTGAGGAGTTCAAGTTACTGGTACATGAAGCCTTCCTAAAGTACTCTAAACAATTGAATGGGAACTCAACTGTTCAAAGACGATACAAGGAACAAGGAAAAGCTGGTAGTTTGTTTTGCATCGTATGTGGGAGAAG CTTTTCAAAGGAGTTCATGGACACTCAACGCTTGGTAACACATGCCTTTATGTCTCACAAGGCTGGGCTGAGAGCACAGCACTTGGGTCTTCACAAAGCAATATGTGTCTTGTTGGGATGGAATACTGTTGTCCTCCAGGATACAGTAACATGGGTTCCTCAGGTCTTGCCTAGTGCTGATGCTTTGGCTCAGAAGGAGGATTTGATACTCTGGCCTCCTGTCATCATCATCCACAACATTTCTATGTCAGAAAATAATTCGGAAAAATGGAAGGTTGTCACCATCGAAGGAATTGAGGCTTTTATAAGAA GTAAAGGTTTCGTAAGGGGAAGAATCAAGGTGTGCCGGGGAAGGCCTGCAGATCAAAGTGTTATGGTTGTAAAGTTCTTGGGCACTTTCACTGGGCTGGGAGATGCGGAGAGGCTTCATAAGTATTTTGCAGAGAATAAGCGTGGGAGAGTAGATTTTGAGCGTTTCATATCCAGCAATGCCAAAAGTAGCAACACTTGGGATGCCAGGATGCAGGGAGACCAGGTTGAGGAAGATATTCTGTATGGATATATGGGTATTGCAGAGGACTTTGACAAAGTAGATTTTAATACGAGGAAGTCGAATTTGGTAAAGAGCAAGAAGGAGATTCAAGACCTGGCAAATGCTCCTCTTAGACCTGATGAGAGGTAG